The DNA sequence TCTAAATTATTATCCTGACAATACTTATTTTTTATCTCATCCCTTTTTTGTGTTAATTGGTAATTCTCTTCTCCGCCAAAGTGATGTACAGGTTTAAAATGTTGCTCACCATCAAATTCAATAAGGCACATTAATGAACCAACATTATCAAAAATGGCAAAATCAAATCTTAATCGATCAACGTCCTTACAATCTGGGAAAGAGAATTCTTTTTTAAATTTAATTTTTTTGACTCTAAATATTGCTTAATAACACGTTCTCCCTTACTTTCGTTACATAAGGGGCATCTAGTACCCAAAACAAAATGAGAGGGCGTTACTTCGTATTTATATCCGCATGTTACATGCTGAATAAGTACTTTTTTCTTGCTCTTTCATAGGTTCCTAAAACTTTATATTCATCTTTAACCAGTTCATATACTCTTTTTATAAAGTCAGTATGCGTATGGGTCTTTTTTTTGCTTATTTTTTCTCCTTTACAGCTTGGGCATCTCCTGCCACGAAGGAAATTCGAAGGCATTACATCAAAATTATAACCACAATAGTTATGTTTCATTTTCACATGGGTATGAGTCGAAATATAATCTGAAAGAACTGTATACTCATTTCCAACTAGATCATGACATTCTCTAATGAAATCGCTATGTTGTTTTCTTTTTAAACTACTTAATAATTTGCGATTGCATTCTCTGCATCTAGATCCATGTAAAAAGCTAGCTGGATCTACTAAGTATTCATTGTCGCATTTATTATGGCGGATTTTTATTTTTTCATGTGCTTTTGTATACTTTCCCAAAACTGTATATTCATTTCCTACTTTGTTATAAACATCTAGGATAAATTGTTCGTGAGACTTACCATTTATTCCTTTAAAAGCACAAGGTTTGCACCTTGATCCCGAGGAAGTAAAATGGCTTGCTCTTACCCAATACTCATTGCCGCATACATTATGCCTCATTAATACTTTTTCGCGTGAGGAAACATACTCACTCAAAACCGAATACTCTTCACCCACTAAACTGTTAATTTTAGATATAAAATTATTATGCCTTATTTCGTCTTTTTTTAAGTGGCTTTTATTCATTTTCGATTCCTCATCTTTAAATAAATGGGACTAAAGATTATTGTAGAAATTATTATACTTACTTGCTAAAGCTTCTTTTAAACTCTCGTTTTCTTTTATAAGGTTTTCAATTTTCCCTTTTAAGGTTTCTATAATTACATCTTTTGATTTATCAGAGGTGTTTGGCTTGTGGTTCGTTACTTTTTCTAACTTTAACTGTTCTCCTCTAAGCATATCAATTTTTCCTCTTATACTACTGTTTTTATAGAGAAAGGATTTGGAGACATTGCTTTTTATAGAGACACTATTATAATTTATTTTCTCTTTATTTTTTATCATGGCTTTAATAGCATTAAAAACCTTTTTCTCTGTTTCATGTGATTTTAGTCTCGCTAACTCGATAATTTTATTAGTATTAGGACTCTTATTTGCCATTTTTTAACCTTTCCTCCCCTGTATATTCTCGCCTTTCTTTTGAAATTCCACTTATTCCTTCACTTTCTGTAATCTCGTTTAAAATTTTTCTGTAATTAGCTATCTTTTTATGTGCAAACTCTAATGATCTAGCATGGCCATTATTTTCGTAAATTTTTATGTCCTTTTCGAGGAGTGCTATTTGAGACTTATAGTAGTCACTAAAAGTACTATCAACGTGAAAACTTCTACAATTGTTTGCAATACAAGGAGGCTCTATAACTTTTTCAGCAAACTCGCATTTCATCTTTGTGCTTTTGATACACATTCCGTGATCCATTCTAATCGAATCATAATTATGCCTAATCCATTCGAGTTCAAGATCATTTGCC is a window from the Aciduricibacillus chroicocephali genome containing:
- a CDS encoding DUF6262 family protein — translated: MANKSPNTNKIIELARLKSHETEKKVFNAIKAMIKNKEKINYNSVSIKSNVSKSFLYKNSSIRGKIDMLRGEQLKLEKVTNHKPNTSDKSKDVIIETLKGKIENLIKENESLKEALASKYNNFYNNL